One Hordeum vulgare subsp. vulgare chromosome 4H, MorexV3_pseudomolecules_assembly, whole genome shotgun sequence DNA window includes the following coding sequences:
- the LOC123447148 gene encoding GDSL esterase/lipase At5g03810, which translates to MHRQMAAAAAAWAPPLLLVLVLLSAAAPRLCAGQALVPGVMIFGDSVVDAGNNNRLATLVRADFPPYGRDFPATHAPTGRFCNGKLATDYTVESLGLSSYPPAYLSEEAQSDNKTLLHGANFASGAAGYLDATAALYGAISLGRQLDYFKEYQSKVAAVAGEKRAAALTSGSIYLVSAGTSDYVQNYYVNAMLAAAYTPDQFADALMQPFTAFVERLYGLGARRIGVTSLPPMGCLPASVTLFGGGGGGGGGCVERLNNDSLAFNAKLQAASDAAKKRHSDLKLVVLDIYNPLLNLVADPMTAGFFESRRACCGTGTIETSVLCHQGAPGTCANATGYVFWDGFHPTDAANKVLADALLLQGLQLIS; encoded by the exons ATGCACCGTCAGATGGCGGCCGCCGCGGCGGCATgggcgccgccgctgctgctggtgctggtgctgctcTCGGCGGCGGCGCCGCGGCTGTGCGCGGGGCAGGCGCTGGTGCCGGGCGTGATGATCTTCGGAGACTCGGTGGTGGACGCCGGCAACAACAACCGGCTGGCCACGCTGGTGCGCGCCGACTTCCCTCCCTACGGCCGCGACTTCCCGGCCACACACGCCCCCACCGGCCGCTTCTGCAACGGCAAGCTCGCCACCGACTACACCG TGGAGAGCCTTGGCCTGAGCTCGTACCCGCCGGCGTACCTGAGCGAGGAGGCGCAGAGCGACAACAAGACCCTCCTCCACGGCGCCAACTTCGCCTCCGGCGCCGCCGGCTACCTCGACGCCACCGCCGCGCTCTAC GGCGCGATCTCGCTGGGGCGGCAGCTGGACTACTTCAAGGAGTACCAGTCCAAGGTGGCGGCGGTGGCCGGCGAGAAGCGCGCGGCGGCGCTGACGTCCGGGTCCATCTACTTGGTGAGCGCCGGGACGAGCGACTACGTGCAGAACTACTACGTCAACGCCATGCTCGCCGCCGCCTACACCCCCGACCAGTTCGCCGACGCGCTCATGCAGCCATTCACGGCCTTCGTCGAG AGGCTGTACGGGCTGGGCGCACGGCGGATCGGGGTGACGTCGCTGCCGCCCATGGGGTGCCTCCCGGCGTCCGTCACcctcttcggcggcggcggcggcggcggcggaggctgcGTGGAGCGTCTCAACAACGACTCCCTGGCCTTCAACGCCAAGCTGCAGGCCGCGTCGGACGCGGCCAAGAAGCGGCACTCGGACCTCAAGCTCGTCGTCTTGGACATCTACAACCCGCTCCTCAACCTCGTCGCCGACCCCATGACCGCCG GGTTCTTCGAGTCTCGGCGTGCGTGCTGCGGGACGGGCACGATCGAGACGTCGGTGCTGTGCCACCAGGGCGCGCCGGGGACGTGCGCCAACGCCACGGGATACGTCTTCTGGGACGGCTTCCACCCCACCGACGCCGCCAACAAGGTGCTCGCCGACGCGCTGCTCCTCCAGGGACTCCAGCTCATCTCCTAG
- the LOC123447147 gene encoding E3 ubiquitin-protein ligase UPL7 isoform X1, giving the protein MQKQPPSTSSPPAMSVPPSGHRQVSLRGSSAREITRDALLQKVSEERQLRSHLRRAAAAALTIQRVWRKYHLIRKVTEQLHEEWEVLINQPDINLTNQWISSKMLRPFLFFITQPSNWYKGQQTKTVKSISRCFKIILYSINSTDQSKNFCSFAVGFPEERSIWLYQAKKLISLCSCILARCDHCCKDVNMVEITTLTMRLAISLTDCKTWKNLTSENTRAADASVEALIEFIGTRQSGTYSCVRRYIKCFDPHVTPGKIDSAIAPDDQLLVTASAVTLALRPFNSTRADMGVDLTGSAKEYFTLILSIPYICKRLPPLLLPALKHISVLQPSLSILLISKDKIFEEISKLELAEVSYVDNSTIPYCGWALGNLITLATEHDDLSNSGCFIQGLDCCLYVHAINCISQNLLKCFEESKGMLHCIDDRATNNTSITEEVDTNDSFRIRTLFMDLLKPIYQQWHLRKLLILAKEDVPYERETNHDLDQRQVKCRSLKLTDIICFYYYMLRIFSSLNPSIGPLPILNMLSFTPGFLVDLWGTLEISIFGQTGHKSQEPEHEKQLAGSSSGEQISSTRQRRNAKDAPKKWANVLHKITGKSTDADDTNLSDSLTSESSNDDALILWDIETMRQGSEGITKDVMHMLHLFCAIYGHLLLVLDDIEFYEKQIPFTLEQQRKIASALNTFVYNSFLQNSGSGNKPLIDVTVRCLNLLYERDSRHRFCPNSLWLSPARTGRIPIAAAARAHEAAFASLVGTTSGIPTRSSVLTTVPHVYPFEERVQMFREFIELDKASRRANGEVSGPGPGSIEIVIRRGHIVEDGYRQLNCLRSKLKSCIHVSFVSECGLPEAGLDYGGLSKEFLTDLSKAAFSPEYGLFTQTSTSDSSIIPSSSAKLLDNGIDMIEFLGRVVGKALYEGILLDYCFSQVFVQKLLGRWSFLDELSTLDSELYRSLMQLKYYDGDVEELCLDFTLTEELGGKRIVHELRPGGKNISVTNENKLHYVHAMADYKLNHQILPFSNAFYKGLSDLISPSWLSLFNANEFNQLLSGGSQDFDVDDLRNNTKYTGGYTESSRTVKLFWEVIKGFKPTERCLLLKFVTSCSRAPLLGFKYLQPGFTIHKVPCDVTLWASIGGQDVDRLPSASTCYNTLKLPTYKRSSTLRSKLVYAISSNTGFELS; this is encoded by the exons ATGCAGAAGCAGCCTCCCTCCACCTCCTCGCCGCCGGCGATGTCGGTCCCGCCCTCCGGCCATCGCCAG GTGTCGCTGAGGGGGTCCAGCGCCAGGGAGATCACCCGCGACGCGCTGCTGCAGAAGGTCTCCGAGGAGCGCCAGCTCCGCAGCCACCTCCGCcgcgccgctgccgccgccctcACCATCCAG CGAGTATGGAGAAAGTACCATCTTATCAGAAAGGTTACAGAACAACTTCATGAAGAGTGGGAAGTGTTAATAAACCAGCCTGACATCAACCTGACAAATCAATGGATATCGAGCAAAATGCTTAGGCCATTTCTTTTCTTCATTACTCAACCGTCAAACTGGTACAAGGGGCAACAGACTAAGACTGTAAAGTCTATCTCAAGATGCTTCAAAATCATCTTGTATAGCATAAACTCAACGG ATCAAAGCAAAAACTTCTGTTCCTTTGCTGTGGGTTTTCCAGAAGAGAGGTCTATTTGGCTCTAtcaggcaaagaagctgatttcgCTGTGCTCTTGCATCCTTGCCAGGTGTGATCATTGTTGTAAGGATGTAAACATGGTTGAAATTACTACTCTTACCATGCGGTTGGCCATCTCATTAACTGAttgcaaaacatggaaaaacttaACAAGTGAGAATACTAGAGCTGCTGATGCCTCTGTGGAGGCTTTGATTGAATTTATTGGCACAAGACAGAGTGGTACATATAGCTGTGTGAGGAGATATATAAAATGTTTTGATCCCCATGTTACCCCAGGGAAGATAGATTCTGCTATTGCACCAGATGACCAGCTCCTGGTTACTGCTAGTGCAGTcactcttgcattgcgccctttCAACTCTACAAGAGCAGACATGGGTGTTGATCTAACTGGTTCTGCAAAGGAATACTTCACACTTATACTCTCAATTCCGTATATTTGCAAACGTCTGCCGCCTCTTCTCTTACCTGCTCTAAAACACATATCCGTACTGCAACCGTCTCTCAGCATTTTACTG ATCTCGAAGGATAAAATATTTGAAGAGATAAGTAAACTGGAGCTGGCAGAGGTTTCTTATGTTGATAACAGTACCATTCCCTACTGTGGTTGGGCACTTGGAAATCTTATAACTCTAGCCACTGAGCATGATGATTTATCCAATTCGGGTTGCTTCATTCAAGGGCTAGATTGTTGCCTATATGTTCATGCTATTAACTGTATTTCCCAAAACTTATTGAAatgttttgaagaaagcaagggaaTGCTTCATTGCATTGATGATAGGGCCACCAATAATACATCAATTACCGAAGAAGTTGACACCAATGATAGCTTCCGCATAAGAACATTGTTTATGGACCTTCTAAAGCCAATTTACCAGCAGTGGCACCTCAGAAAGCTATTGATATTGGCAAAGGAGGATGTTCCGTACGAGAGGGAAACCAACCATGACCTAGACCAAAGGCAGGTTAAATGTCGGAGCCTAAAGTTAACAGATATTATATGCTTTTACTATTACATGCTCAGAATTTTCTCTTCCCTGAACCCATCTATTGGTCCATTGCCTATTCTCAACATGCTCTCATTCACCCCGGGATTTCTTGTTGATCTGTGGGGAACGTTAGAAATATCAATTTTTGGCCAAACTGGCCACAAATCACAGGAACCTGAGCATGAAAAACAATTGGCTGGAAGTAGTTCAGGTGAGCAAATATCCTCCACAAGGCAAAGACGGAATGCCAAGGACGCACCAAAAAAGTGGGCAAATGTGCTCCATAAGATTACAGGAAAATCAACTGATGCAGATGACACCAATTTGAGCGACAGTTTGACTTCTGAGAGTTCTAATGATGATGCATTAATTTTATGGGATATTGAGACTATGAGGCAAGGATCTGAAGGTATCACGAAGGATGTAATGCACATGTTGCATCTGTTCTGTGCAATATATGGACATCTATTACTTGTGCTAGATGATATTGAGTTTTATGAGAAACAG ATTCCTTTCACTCTAGAGCAACAACGGAAGATTGCATCAGCACTCAATACGTTTGTGTACAACTCTTTCCTTCAGAATAGTGGAAGCGGCAACAAGCCTCTTATTGACGTGACTGTGAGATGTCTTAATCTACTCTATGAAAGGGACAGCAGACATAGGTTCTGTCCGAATTCCCTGTGGTTGTCACCCGCCAGAACTGGCAGAATTCCAATTGCAGCTGCTGCCAGAGCCCATGAGGCAGCCTTTGCTAGTTTAGTTGGAACCACTTCAGGAATTCCTACACGCAGCTCTGTACTTACCACAGTACCACATGTATATCCGTTTGAGGAGAG AGTGCAGATGTTTAGAGAATTTATCGAGTTAGACAAAGCATCAAGAAGAGCTAATGGTGAAGTCTCTGGGCCAGGTCCAGGATCCATCGAGATAGTCATTCGTCGAGGTCATATCGTTGAAGATGGATATAGGCAGTTGAATTGTCTTAGATCTAAGCTGAAATCTTGCATTCACGTGTCGTTTGTCAGTGAATGTGGCCTCCCTGAAGCTGGTTTAGACTATGGTGGTCTATCAAAGGAGTTCTTAACTGATCTGTCCAAGGCCGCCTTCAGTCCAGA ATATGGACTGTTTACACAAACATCAACATCTGATAGTAGCATAATTCCAAGCAGTTCTGCTAAGCTTTTGGACAATGGCATTGATATGATTGAATTTCTTGGCCGAGTTGTCGGCAAAGCACTCTATGAGGGGATCCTCTTGGATTACTGTTTTTCACAAGTATTTGTGCAAAAACTTCTAGGGCGCTGGAGTTTTTTGGATGAATTATCAACACTTGATTCTGAACTTTACAGAAGTCTAATGCAACTCAAG TACTATGACGGGGACGTCGAAGAACTTTGTTTGGATTTTACTCTGACTGAAGAGTTAGGCGGGAAAAGAATAGTTCATGAACTGAGACCGGGTGGCAAAAATATCTCTGTTACAAATGAAAATAAATTGCACTACGTTCATGCGATGGCAGACTACAAGCTTAACCACCAG ATACTTCCGTTTTCAAATGCATTCTACAAAGGACTCAGTGATCTCATCTCACCATCTTGGTTGAGCTTGTTTAATGCAAATGAATTTAACCAG TTACTTTCAGGTGGATCTCAGGATTTTGATGTTGATGATCTGCGGAACAACACCAAGTACACTGGTGGTTATACCGAGTCAAGTCGAACTGTTAAACTCTTTTGGGAG GTTATCAAAGGGTTTAAGCCGACAGAGCGCTGCCTGCTACTGAAGTTTGTGACGAGCTGCTCGCGAGCCCCGTTGCTCGGATTCAAGTACTTGCAGCCAGGTTTCACAATTCACAAG GTCCCATGCGATGTGACACTCTGGGCTTCAATCGGAGGTCAAGACGTGGACCGCCTCCCATCCGCTTCGACATGCTACAATACGCTCAAG CTTCCGACGTACAAGCGGTCGAGCACGCTGAGGAGCAAGCTGGTGTACGCGATCAGCTCGAACACCGGGTTTGAACTATCGTAG
- the LOC123447147 gene encoding E3 ubiquitin-protein ligase UPL7 isoform X2 → MQKQPPSTSSPPAMSVPPSGHRQVSLRGSSAREITRDALLQKVSEERQLRSHLRRAAAAALTIQRVWRKYHLIRKVTEQLHEEWEVLINQPDINLTNQWISSKMLRPFLFFITQPSNWYKGQQTKTVKSISRCFKIILYSINSTDQSKNFCSFAVGFPEERSIWLYQAKKLISLCSCILARCDHCCKDVNMVEITTLTMRLAISLTDCKTWKNLTSENTRAADASVEALIEFIGTRQSGTYSCVRRYIKCFDPHVTPGKIDSAIAPDDQLLVTASAVTLALRPFNSTRADMGVDLTGSAKEYFTLILSIPYICKRLPPLLLPALKHISVLQPSLSILLISKDKIFEEISKLELAEVSYVDNSTIPYCGWALGNLITLATEHDDLSNSGCFIQGLDCCLYVHAINCISQNLLKCFEESKGMLHCIDDRATNNTSITEEVDTNDSFRIRTLFMDLLKPIYQQWHLRKLLILAKEDVPYERETNHDLDQRQVKCRSLKLTDIICFYYYMLRIFSSLNPSIGPLPILNMLSFTPGFLVDLWGTLEISIFGQTGHKSQEPEHEKQLAGSSSGEQISSTRQRRNAKDAPKKWANVLHKITGKSTDADDTNLSDSLTSESSNDDALILWDIETMRQGSEGITKDVMHMLHLFCAIYGHLLLVLDDIEFYEKQIPFTLEQQRKIASALNTFVYNSFLQNSGSGNKPLIDVTVRCLNLLYERDSRHRFCPNSLWLSPARTGRIPIAAAARAHEAAFASLVGTTSGIPTRSSVLTTVPHVYPFEERVQMFREFIELDKASRRANGEVSGPGPGSIEIVIRRGHIVEDGYRQLNCLRSKLKSCIHVSFVSECGLPEAGLDYGGLSKEFLTDLSKAAFSPEYGLFTQTSTSDSSIIPSSSAKLLDNGIDMIEFLGRVVGKALYEGILLDYCFSQVFVQKLLGRWSFLDELSTLDSELYRSLMQLKVFCTMTGTSKNFVWILL, encoded by the exons ATGCAGAAGCAGCCTCCCTCCACCTCCTCGCCGCCGGCGATGTCGGTCCCGCCCTCCGGCCATCGCCAG GTGTCGCTGAGGGGGTCCAGCGCCAGGGAGATCACCCGCGACGCGCTGCTGCAGAAGGTCTCCGAGGAGCGCCAGCTCCGCAGCCACCTCCGCcgcgccgctgccgccgccctcACCATCCAG CGAGTATGGAGAAAGTACCATCTTATCAGAAAGGTTACAGAACAACTTCATGAAGAGTGGGAAGTGTTAATAAACCAGCCTGACATCAACCTGACAAATCAATGGATATCGAGCAAAATGCTTAGGCCATTTCTTTTCTTCATTACTCAACCGTCAAACTGGTACAAGGGGCAACAGACTAAGACTGTAAAGTCTATCTCAAGATGCTTCAAAATCATCTTGTATAGCATAAACTCAACGG ATCAAAGCAAAAACTTCTGTTCCTTTGCTGTGGGTTTTCCAGAAGAGAGGTCTATTTGGCTCTAtcaggcaaagaagctgatttcgCTGTGCTCTTGCATCCTTGCCAGGTGTGATCATTGTTGTAAGGATGTAAACATGGTTGAAATTACTACTCTTACCATGCGGTTGGCCATCTCATTAACTGAttgcaaaacatggaaaaacttaACAAGTGAGAATACTAGAGCTGCTGATGCCTCTGTGGAGGCTTTGATTGAATTTATTGGCACAAGACAGAGTGGTACATATAGCTGTGTGAGGAGATATATAAAATGTTTTGATCCCCATGTTACCCCAGGGAAGATAGATTCTGCTATTGCACCAGATGACCAGCTCCTGGTTACTGCTAGTGCAGTcactcttgcattgcgccctttCAACTCTACAAGAGCAGACATGGGTGTTGATCTAACTGGTTCTGCAAAGGAATACTTCACACTTATACTCTCAATTCCGTATATTTGCAAACGTCTGCCGCCTCTTCTCTTACCTGCTCTAAAACACATATCCGTACTGCAACCGTCTCTCAGCATTTTACTG ATCTCGAAGGATAAAATATTTGAAGAGATAAGTAAACTGGAGCTGGCAGAGGTTTCTTATGTTGATAACAGTACCATTCCCTACTGTGGTTGGGCACTTGGAAATCTTATAACTCTAGCCACTGAGCATGATGATTTATCCAATTCGGGTTGCTTCATTCAAGGGCTAGATTGTTGCCTATATGTTCATGCTATTAACTGTATTTCCCAAAACTTATTGAAatgttttgaagaaagcaagggaaTGCTTCATTGCATTGATGATAGGGCCACCAATAATACATCAATTACCGAAGAAGTTGACACCAATGATAGCTTCCGCATAAGAACATTGTTTATGGACCTTCTAAAGCCAATTTACCAGCAGTGGCACCTCAGAAAGCTATTGATATTGGCAAAGGAGGATGTTCCGTACGAGAGGGAAACCAACCATGACCTAGACCAAAGGCAGGTTAAATGTCGGAGCCTAAAGTTAACAGATATTATATGCTTTTACTATTACATGCTCAGAATTTTCTCTTCCCTGAACCCATCTATTGGTCCATTGCCTATTCTCAACATGCTCTCATTCACCCCGGGATTTCTTGTTGATCTGTGGGGAACGTTAGAAATATCAATTTTTGGCCAAACTGGCCACAAATCACAGGAACCTGAGCATGAAAAACAATTGGCTGGAAGTAGTTCAGGTGAGCAAATATCCTCCACAAGGCAAAGACGGAATGCCAAGGACGCACCAAAAAAGTGGGCAAATGTGCTCCATAAGATTACAGGAAAATCAACTGATGCAGATGACACCAATTTGAGCGACAGTTTGACTTCTGAGAGTTCTAATGATGATGCATTAATTTTATGGGATATTGAGACTATGAGGCAAGGATCTGAAGGTATCACGAAGGATGTAATGCACATGTTGCATCTGTTCTGTGCAATATATGGACATCTATTACTTGTGCTAGATGATATTGAGTTTTATGAGAAACAG ATTCCTTTCACTCTAGAGCAACAACGGAAGATTGCATCAGCACTCAATACGTTTGTGTACAACTCTTTCCTTCAGAATAGTGGAAGCGGCAACAAGCCTCTTATTGACGTGACTGTGAGATGTCTTAATCTACTCTATGAAAGGGACAGCAGACATAGGTTCTGTCCGAATTCCCTGTGGTTGTCACCCGCCAGAACTGGCAGAATTCCAATTGCAGCTGCTGCCAGAGCCCATGAGGCAGCCTTTGCTAGTTTAGTTGGAACCACTTCAGGAATTCCTACACGCAGCTCTGTACTTACCACAGTACCACATGTATATCCGTTTGAGGAGAG AGTGCAGATGTTTAGAGAATTTATCGAGTTAGACAAAGCATCAAGAAGAGCTAATGGTGAAGTCTCTGGGCCAGGTCCAGGATCCATCGAGATAGTCATTCGTCGAGGTCATATCGTTGAAGATGGATATAGGCAGTTGAATTGTCTTAGATCTAAGCTGAAATCTTGCATTCACGTGTCGTTTGTCAGTGAATGTGGCCTCCCTGAAGCTGGTTTAGACTATGGTGGTCTATCAAAGGAGTTCTTAACTGATCTGTCCAAGGCCGCCTTCAGTCCAGA ATATGGACTGTTTACACAAACATCAACATCTGATAGTAGCATAATTCCAAGCAGTTCTGCTAAGCTTTTGGACAATGGCATTGATATGATTGAATTTCTTGGCCGAGTTGTCGGCAAAGCACTCTATGAGGGGATCCTCTTGGATTACTGTTTTTCACAAGTATTTGTGCAAAAACTTCTAGGGCGCTGGAGTTTTTTGGATGAATTATCAACACTTGATTCTGAACTTTACAGAAGTCTAATGCAACTCAAGGTGTTCTG TACTATGACGGGGACGTCGAAGAACTTTGTTTGGATTTTACTCTGA
- the LOC123447149 gene encoding GATA transcription factor 18-like isoform X1, whose amino-acid sequence MSDPASARDPDAEMRDAAAAEAAAAGDDDDGSEDDAEEEEEEEEEEEEELAPAEEPAAAPEPVSAFPGSPNQLTLLFQGEVYVFESVTPDKVQAVLLLLGTGEIPPGLSAMVLPSRRENRGYEDLLQRTDIPAKRVASLIRFREKRKGRNFDKQIRYAVRKEVAHRMQRRKGQFVGSANLEGESPSPGCDPASQGSGQDFLSRESKLCQNCGTSEKMTPAMRRGPAGPRTLCNACGLMWANKGTLRSCSKAKVEAPMLAIEQCNAAVAQCQTGTDVKALPAPSNYDVTPSKGEAMDNSVTATVAAAAIEGAPKAQSE is encoded by the exons ATGTCCGACCCTGCCTCCGCCCGGGACCCCGACGCCGAGATGCGCGACGCCGCCGCGGCAGAAGCGGCAGcagccggcgacgacgacgacggcagcgaggatgacgcggaggaggaggaggaggaggaggaggaggaggaggaggagctggcACCTGCCGAGGAGCCGGCGGCGGCACCGGAGCCGGTCTCGGCCTTCCCGGGGAGCCCGAACCAGCTGACGCTGCTGTTCCAGGGCGAGGTCTACGTGTTCGAGTCCGTCACCCCTGACAAG GTTCAAGCTGTCCTGTTACTGTTAGGAACTGGTGAAATTCCACCCGGTCTATCTGCCATGGTTTTACCCAGTCGACGTGAAAACAGG GGTTATGAGGATTTGCTTCAGAGGACAGACATTCCTGCAAAAAGGGTTGCTTCACTCATTCGGTTCCGCGAAAAACGCAAGGGGAGAAATTTTGATAAGCAAATACGCTATGCTGTACGCAAAGAAGTGGCGCACAG GATGCAGCGTCGGAAGGGGCAATTTGTTGGAAGTGCAAATTTGGAGGGGGAGTCCCCTTCTCCAGGCTGTGATCCTGCCTCCCAGGGCTCAGGCCAAGATTTCCTGTCTCGAGAATCAAAGTT GTGTCAGAATTGTGGCACTAGTGAAAAGATGACGCCGGCAATGCGTCGTGGTCCAGCTGGTCCAAGGACTTTGTGCAATGCTTGTGGACTGATGTGGGCAAACAAG GGCACCCTGAGAAGTTGCTCCAAGGCAAAAGTCGAAGCTCCTATGCTTGCAATTGAGCAG TGCAACGCTGCGGTTGCCCAGTGTCAGACTGGAACCGATGTCAAAGCACTGCCAGCTCCAAGCAACTACGACGTCACTCCAAGCAAGGGCGAAGC CATGGATAACAGTGTGACTGCAACCGTAGCTGCTGCTGCGATAGAAGGAGCGCCGAAGGCGCAGTCAGAATAA
- the LOC123447149 gene encoding GATA transcription factor 18-like isoform X2, whose amino-acid sequence MSDPASARDPDAEMRDAAAAEAAAAGDDDDGSEDDAEEEEEEEEEEEEELAPAEEPAAAPEPVSAFPGSPNQLTLLFQGEVYVFESVTPDKVQAVLLLLGTGEIPPGLSAMVLPSRRENRGYEDLLQRTDIPAKRVASLIRFREKRKGRNFDKQIRYAVRKEVAHRMQRRKGQFVGSANLEGESPSPGCDPASQGSGQDFLSRESKCQNCGTSEKMTPAMRRGPAGPRTLCNACGLMWANKGTLRSCSKAKVEAPMLAIEQCNAAVAQCQTGTDVKALPAPSNYDVTPSKGEAMDNSVTATVAAAAIEGAPKAQSE is encoded by the exons ATGTCCGACCCTGCCTCCGCCCGGGACCCCGACGCCGAGATGCGCGACGCCGCCGCGGCAGAAGCGGCAGcagccggcgacgacgacgacggcagcgaggatgacgcggaggaggaggaggaggaggaggaggaggaggaggaggagctggcACCTGCCGAGGAGCCGGCGGCGGCACCGGAGCCGGTCTCGGCCTTCCCGGGGAGCCCGAACCAGCTGACGCTGCTGTTCCAGGGCGAGGTCTACGTGTTCGAGTCCGTCACCCCTGACAAG GTTCAAGCTGTCCTGTTACTGTTAGGAACTGGTGAAATTCCACCCGGTCTATCTGCCATGGTTTTACCCAGTCGACGTGAAAACAGG GGTTATGAGGATTTGCTTCAGAGGACAGACATTCCTGCAAAAAGGGTTGCTTCACTCATTCGGTTCCGCGAAAAACGCAAGGGGAGAAATTTTGATAAGCAAATACGCTATGCTGTACGCAAAGAAGTGGCGCACAG GATGCAGCGTCGGAAGGGGCAATTTGTTGGAAGTGCAAATTTGGAGGGGGAGTCCCCTTCTCCAGGCTGTGATCCTGCCTCCCAGGGCTCAGGCCAAGATTTCCTGTCTCGAGAATCAAA GTGTCAGAATTGTGGCACTAGTGAAAAGATGACGCCGGCAATGCGTCGTGGTCCAGCTGGTCCAAGGACTTTGTGCAATGCTTGTGGACTGATGTGGGCAAACAAG GGCACCCTGAGAAGTTGCTCCAAGGCAAAAGTCGAAGCTCCTATGCTTGCAATTGAGCAG TGCAACGCTGCGGTTGCCCAGTGTCAGACTGGAACCGATGTCAAAGCACTGCCAGCTCCAAGCAACTACGACGTCACTCCAAGCAAGGGCGAAGC CATGGATAACAGTGTGACTGCAACCGTAGCTGCTGCTGCGATAGAAGGAGCGCCGAAGGCGCAGTCAGAATAA
- the LOC123450171 gene encoding E3 ubiquitin-protein ligase ATL6-like — MREWKVAMRRAQLSSVTGGPRANKNRSNCCTSPQKKTVLHLLLRLLPHCSHAFYPECIDPWLEARITCPLCRANLEKPPPSPPPVVAPPSPEQVARRQPSPSSSSSHAVAIPVREEEESDEDNRKEEAMELEMLPSERRAAMLPRSHSTGHSLFAAPAAAAERSDHERFTLRLSHHVREQVLRSRRVRHATSLIDLVGASPEGSVRGGRPAGGGGSFGNAGGGRRWQAFLARTMSWTRGGGNGSVRKGWDGSTRRGRDDPESSKKGAASPAVARP, encoded by the exons ATGCGGGAATGGAAGGTGGCGATGCGGCGCGCGCAGCTGTCTAGTGTAACCGGGGGACCG CGAGCAAACAAAAATAGATCCAACTGTTGCACCTCCCCGCAAAAGAAAaccgtgctccacctcctcctccggctgcTGCCGCACTGCTCGCACGCCTTCTACCCGGAGTGCATCGACCCCTGGCTGGAGGCGCGGATCACGTGCCCGCTCTGCCGCGCCAACCTCGAGAAGCCGCCGCCTTCGCCGCCGCCCGTCGTGGCGCCCCCGTCGCCGGAGCAGGTGGCGCGGCGTCAGCCCTcgccttcttcatcgtcgtcgcacGCCGTGGCGATACCAGTGCGGGAAGAGGAGGAGAGCGACGAGGACAACAGGAAGGAGGAGGCGATGGAGCTGGAGATGCTGCCCAGCGAGCGACGGGCGGCGATGCTGCCGAGGTCGCACTCGACGGGGCACTCTCTCTTCGCGGCACCGGCGGCGGCCGCCGAGCGGAGCGACCACGAGAGGTTCACGTTGCGGCTGTCGCACCACGTGAGGGAGCAGGTGCTCAGGTCGCGCCGCGTGCGCCACGCCACCAGCCTGATCGACCTCGTCGGAGCGAGCCCCGAGGGGAGCGTGCGCGGAGGCCGGCCCGCGGGCGGGGGAGGCAGCTTCGGCAAcgccggcggcgggcggcggtggcaggCGTTCCTGGCGAGGACGATGTCGTGGACCCGAGGGGGAGGTAACGGGTCGGTGCGGAAGGGGTGGGACGGGTCCACGCGGAGGGGAAGGGACGATCCCGAGTCGAGCAAAAAGGGGGCCGCTTCGCCGGCGGTGGCGCGGCCATGA